The following proteins come from a genomic window of Phnomibacter ginsenosidimutans:
- a CDS encoding TolC family protein produces the protein MRITVEQGDRPGIDSTEALTQLLTFQAAQANAYNEFLKAGFELSNYLWTQDMQPAVLPASVVPAVNTDETDPYKMQFKPLNELLDVAGTNHPKLQTFQFKLDALEIERQLKLQSLLPAVNLKYNILSKGYQVWDSFDAATLQNNYKFGLEVGIPLFLRQGRGDYRSAKLKIQATEVDRSATQLGIANKVKQYYNEMLNLLQQLRLQEQALQAYQKVFEVELMKFELGESTLFLLNSRENKVLESRQKVAELKAKYFKSLYAVEWAAGILR, from the coding sequence TTGCGCATTACCGTGGAGCAAGGCGACAGGCCCGGCATTGATAGTACTGAAGCATTGACACAACTGCTGACGTTTCAGGCAGCACAGGCCAATGCTTACAACGAATTTTTGAAAGCCGGTTTTGAACTCAGCAATTACCTGTGGACGCAGGACATGCAACCGGCCGTGTTGCCAGCATCAGTTGTACCTGCGGTAAATACTGATGAAACCGATCCGTACAAAATGCAATTCAAACCGCTGAATGAATTGCTGGATGTGGCTGGTACGAACCATCCCAAACTGCAAACCTTTCAGTTTAAACTGGATGCATTGGAAATAGAACGGCAGTTGAAATTGCAGAGCTTGTTGCCAGCGGTAAATTTGAAGTATAACATCTTATCGAAAGGCTATCAGGTGTGGGATAGTTTTGATGCGGCCACTTTGCAAAACAATTACAAGTTTGGTTTGGAAGTGGGCATCCCATTGTTTCTGCGGCAGGGCAGGGGCGATTACCGTTCGGCAAAACTGAAAATACAAGCAACAGAAGTAGACCGCAGTGCTACGCAATTGGGCATTGCCAACAAGGTAAAACAGTACTACAACGAAATGCTGAACCTGCTGCAACAACTGCGTTTGCAGGAGCAGGCCTTACAGGCGTATCAAAAAGTGTTTGAGGTAGAACTCATGAAATTTGAGTTGGGCGAAAGCACCCTGTTTTTACTCAACAGCCGAGAAAACAAAGTGCTGGAAAGCCGCCAGAAAGTGGCCGAATTAAAAGCGAAATACTTCAAGAGTTTGTATGCGGTAGAATGGGCCGCCGGTATCCTGC
- a CDS encoding TolC family protein: MKRFGWILAVCISMVAPVAAQDSLAILGPVQYLDLVRQYHPVVKQAGLMVNNAEAQLLASRGLFDPAVYFTNDQKTFDGKNYYNYNHTTLKVPTWMGIELMAGLENNGGEFTNREVSLGQTSYAGISIPLAKNLLMDRRRAGLAQAKLFVQQSKAEQLLMVNDVLFEAMEAYWYWVAQYQVYRILTNACYYQYQTLRNIAHYRGARRQARH, from the coding sequence ATGAAAAGATTTGGTTGGATATTGGCTGTATGCATCAGCATGGTTGCACCAGTGGCAGCGCAAGATTCGCTGGCCATACTGGGGCCTGTGCAATACCTCGATTTAGTGCGGCAATATCACCCCGTGGTAAAGCAGGCCGGCCTGATGGTAAACAACGCCGAAGCGCAGCTATTGGCCAGCCGCGGCCTCTTTGATCCGGCGGTTTATTTTACCAACGATCAGAAAACCTTTGATGGTAAAAACTATTACAACTACAACCACACCACACTGAAAGTGCCCACCTGGATGGGCATTGAGCTGATGGCGGGATTGGAAAATAACGGTGGCGAATTTACGAACCGTGAAGTATCGCTGGGGCAAACGAGCTATGCGGGCATCAGCATACCGCTGGCTAAAAACCTGCTGATGGACCGCCGCAGAGCGGGCCTGGCGCAAGCCAAATTGTTTGTGCAGCAAAGCAAGGCCGAACAATTGCTCATGGTGAACGATGTACTTTTTGAAGCCATGGAAGCTTATTGGTATTGGGTAGCGCAATATCAGGTGTACCGCATTTTGACCAACGCTTGTTACTATCAATACCAAACGCTACGAAACATTGCGCATTACCGTGGAGCAAGGCGACAGGCCCGGCATTGA